A window from Saccharomyces eubayanus strain FM1318 chromosome XIV, whole genome shotgun sequence encodes these proteins:
- the PRM1 gene encoding pheromone-regulated protein PRM1, whose protein sequence is MVGFTGYLQLGDKLSQIWLNKYTLALLLAMLKLLFFSQSVQHAIEASQTYVLSNCYSIDAFYSKVTDNTPHYLGVMGNYLIEKGMEETVKATLETLSLIVYASEGLLNFVIDLYLGTYACLIVSAVDGTVDVATNTTEKLIGLVNETISSVANELDNGLDDISKIINKVISAASKVEDFFTGDDDDDSNMTSSIKSVNLTISALHNLYIPSSINNKLEELSAKTPDFAQVKNTTKNLISVPFNEVRKNIKAVNASKLIGDTSVLYVPPVSVSNGTGICSSNKPEIIAFYTVLGHALKITTIVCITILICFAIGAMIPVAWNEIKLWKRLCNMRSHYMLSRQDSYTSFSSENTHELKNPFADPPSPPNDEYDVIASYQQCFHTWNTRIACWMSKLVTLGRSPENIKPETRKKIEWVVAYMTSERALCILGIGLLGILVCGCQFAMISVLQHKISHSLASSDDSSIQNLLKSSSAVDIENQMSLWSVHTNDYLNTTETNINQEVFGWIDTTTLSINNTVATMISDIDTTLADVFNGTLLYNPMKTVVGCVIENKLYTIEKAMTWIHDKAQLQIPRVNGTQIKQALTKEASNATMAAVSSPSTNTASLLENLADDMREGLLKVLRAYYRITMRELTVALIILGVWLLQLPIALVILGLRLHKAHLCF, encoded by the coding sequence ATGGTCGGTTTCACAGGTTATCTGCAATTAGGTGATAAGCTCTCTCAAATATGGTTAAATAAATACACATTGGCATTGCTGTTAGCGATGTTGAagcttctctttttctcacAGTCTGTACAGCATGCGATAGAGGCCTCGCAGACGTACGTACTGTCCAACTGTTACAGCATCGATGCTTTCTATTCCAAAGTGACAGATAATACTCCGCACTATTTGGGCGTCATGGGGAACTATCTTATCGAAAAAGGTATGGAGGAAACCGTCAAGGCTACGCTGGAGACGCTATCGCTCATAGTTTACGCCAGCGAGGGATTACTCAATTTTGTCATTGACTTGTATCTAGGCACGTATGCCTGTTTGATAGTTAGCGCGGTGGATGGGACCGTAGATGTCGCCACTAATACCACCGAGAAGTTGATCGGTTTGGTCAATGAGACGATTTCCAGCGTCGCCAATGAACTGGATAATGGGTTGGATGACATCTCCAAGATAATCAATAAAGTCATCAGCGCTGCATCCAAAGTAGAGGATTTTTTCACCggagatgatgatgacgacagCAACATGACCTCATCGATTAAAAGCGTCAATTTGACCATATCCGCCCTGCACAATTTATATATTCCTTCGTCAATCAACAACAAACTAGAGGAGCTGTCAGCAAAGACGCCAGACTTTGCTCAAGTTAAAAACACCACGAAGAACTTAATCTCTGTCCCATTCAATGAAGTGCGCAAGAACATTAAAGCCGTGAACGCCAGTAAACTAATCGGCGATACTTCGGTTTTGTACGTACCGCCCGTTTCTGTTTCCAATGGCACTGGGATATGTTCCTCGAATAAACCAGAGATTATAGCTTTTTACACTGTCCTAGGACACGCACTGAAAATAACTACCATAGTATGCATCACCATATTGATATGCTTTGCTATTGGGGCTATGATACCGGTCGCATGGAACGAAATCAAACTCTGGAAACGGCTTTGCAACATGAGAAGCCATTACATGCTGAGTAGGCAAGATTCGTACACATCGTTTTCCAGCGAGAATACTCACGAGTTGAAGAATCCATTTGCCGACCCCCCTTCACCTCCCAACGACGAATATGATGTCATTGCAAGCTACCAGCAATGCTTTCACACCTGGAATACAAGAATCGCGTGCTGGATGTCGAAGCTTGTGACCTTAGGAAGATCACCAGAGAACATCAAACCTGAGACTAGAAAGAAGATTGAATGGGTGGTGGCCTATATGACATCCGAAAGAGCACTGTGCATCCTAGGAATTGGCTTATTGGGGATCCTGGTGTGCGGGTGCCAATTTGCCATGATCTCTGTGTTGCAACATAAGATAAGCCATTCACTAGCATCCAGTGACGATAGCAGTATCCAGAATTTACTTAAGTCCAGCAGTGCAGTTGATATAGAAAACCAAATGAGCCTTTGGAGCGTTCACACTAACGACTACCTCAATACCACCGAGACCAATATCAACCAGGAGGTCTTTGGATGGATAGACACCACGACACTTTCGATAAACAATACGGTGGCCACCATGATCTCCGACATAGACACCACTCTAGCAGATGTGTTTAATGGGACACTACTATATAACCCGATGAAAACAGTGGTCGGATGCGTCATTGAGAATAAGCTATACACTATAGAGAAGGCAATGACATGGATTCACGACAAGGCTCAATTGCAAATCCCAAGAGTCAATGGAACTCAAATCAAGCAGGCCTTGACAAAAGAGGCAAGCAACGCTACCATGGCCGCTGTCAGCTCGCCTTCCACAAACACAGCAAGCTTACTGGAGAACCTTGCAGACGATATGAGAGAAGGCCTTTTGAAAGTTCTTCGTGCTTACTACCGCATAACTATGAGAGAACTCACAGTCGCCTTGATTATCCTGGGTGTGTGGCTTCTGCAGCTGCCCATAGCTCTGGTCATCCTGGGACTACGCCTCCACAAGGCTCATCTTTGTTTCTAG
- the BOR1 gene encoding Bor1p: protein MFLLSKTTSKFHRGMSEENSQFTISGNSTTFRANAHTCKGTNGAVDTESSLSESRSDEENPEKTPRRRFAKLGIGIWLDLKDRIPFYKSDWVDAFDYRVIPSVVDTYFNNLLPAIAFAQDMFDRTDNSYGVNEVLLSSAMAGIVFGVLAGQPLCIVGVTGPISIFNYTVYEIIKPLNTNYFGFMFWICMWSMIFHFFLAFTNAVCLLQYVTTFPCDIFGLFINVVYIQKGIQILTRQFHTESGEKSIQDGFASIVVALVMTVFGLFFKLFQNYPLFTHQIRTFISDYSTALSVLFWSSFTHFGGYLQDVHFKKLPITKSFFPTSKINRPQDTWLAYEPIPVKDVFIALPFGIILTILFYFDHNVSSLMAQRHQYRLKKPSSFHYDFALLGITTCISGVLGIPAPNGLIPQAPLHTETLLVHGSNQEVIRCVEQRFTNTIQGLMILGTMTRPLLVCLGEIPQAVLSGLFFIMGINGLMTNVIIRRLIFLFSDPKRRDNDSPLVNVSKRSTAIFLCFSIAGFAGEFAITNTIAAIGFPLVLLLSVLVCFSFTHIFPSDELKILDTNVAQKFTIKNLLLENIRDANFRDTHI from the coding sequence ATGTTCCTATTATCAAAAACTACCAGTAAGTTTCATCGGGGCATGTCTGAGGAGAACTCACAGTTCACCATTAGTGGCAATTCAACGACCTTCAGGGCCAATGCGCATACGTGCAAAGGAACGAATGGTGCTGTAGACACGGAATCATCTCTATCAGAAAGTAGGAGCGATGAAGAGAACCCAGAGAAAACACCTCGACGCCGATTTGCGAAGCTGGGCATTGGTATATGGcttgatttgaaagataGGATACCGTTTTACAAGTCAGACTGGGTAGATGCCTTTGATTACAGAGTCATACCTTCTGTCGTGGACACGTACTTTAATAACTTACTACCTGCGATCGCTTTTGCACAGGATATGTTTGATAGAACGGATAACTCGTATGGTGTGAACGAGGTGCTTTTATCCAGTGCCATGGCTGGTATAGTGTTTGGTGTTCTGGCTGGGCAACCCTTGTGTATCGTAGGTGTCACTGGTCCCATCTCTATCTTCAACTATACAGTCTATGAAATCATCAAGCCTCTAAATACCAATTATTTTGGGTTCATGTTCTGGATTTGTATGTGGTCCATGATATTCCACTTCTTTTTGGCATTCACAAATGCCGTCTGTCTCTTACAGTACGTGACTACGTTCCCCTGTGATATATTTGGGCTATTTATTAACGTGGTCTACATTCAAAAGGGAATTCAGATCTTAACAAGACAGTTCCATACTGAATCGGGAGAAAAATCTATACAAGATGGGTTTGCTAGTATTGTAGTGGCGTTGGTTATGACCGTTTTTGgacttttcttcaaattattCCAGAACTACCCCTTATTTACTCATCAAATTAGAACTTTCATATCAGATTATTCAACCGCACTTTCAGTGTTATTCTGGTCATCCTTCACTCATTTTGGTGGTTATTTACAAGACGTgcacttcaaaaaattaccAATAACGAAATCTTTTTTCCCCACATCTAAAATCAATAGACCTCAAGACACCTGGTTAGCTTACGAACCGATTCCCGTCAAAGACGTATTTATTGCTTTACCTTTTGGCATAATACTGactattttattttattttgatcACAACGTATCATCATTGATGGCGCAGAGACATCAATATAGACTGAAAAAACCTTCCTCGTTTCATTATGATTTTGCTTTATTGGGGATTACTACTTGCATCAGTGGAGTTCTGGGGATTCCTGCGCCCAATGGCCTCATCCCCCAGGCACCATTGCATACCGAGACACTGTTAGTCCATGGTTCAAACCAAGAAGTGATCAGGTGTGTAGAACAAAGGTTCACAAATACTATCCAGGGTCTTATGATCCTAGGGACGATGACAAGACCATTATTGGTATGTTTGGGAGAAATACCTCAGGCAGTGCTTTCCGGATTGTTTTTCATCATGGGAATTAATGGCTTAATGACGAATGTTATAATACGTCGACTGATTTTCCTATTCTCAGATCCCAAGAGGAGGGATAATGACTCGCCCTTAGTGAACGTATCCAAAAGATCAACCGCGATATTTCTTTGCTTCAGTATAGCAGGGTTTGCAGGGGAGTTTGCCATTACGAATACAATAGCGGCCATTGGTTTCCCACTGGTGTTACTTCTAAGCGTACTAGTGTGTTTCTCGTTCACTCATATCTTCCCCAGTGACGAAttaaaaattcttgataCCAATGTGGCACAAAAATTTACTATTAAAAACTTATTACTGGAAAACATACGCGATGCAAATTTCAGGGACACGCACATTTAA
- the POP3 gene encoding Pop3p gives MSGSLKSLDKKIAKRRQVYKPVLDNPFTNEAHLWPHVHDQPLIWQLVQSSILNKLAHMQSKEEYPWELYTDFNDIVQYLSSDRGNSDPVYLFVCNKDPGVPLVLLQQIPLLCYMAPMAVKLVQLPRSALAAFKTVSKYGLLLLRCDDRVDRKFVSQVDKNVDPLQFPWLSAVKYQPTAVKLLKTTVPIVSKTKQK, from the coding sequence ATGTCCGGATCGTTGAAGTCGTTAGACAAGAAAATTGCGAAGCGAAGACAGGTGTACAAGCCCGTGCTGGACAACCCGTTCACGAATGAGGCGCATCTGTGGCCGCACGTGCACGACCAGCCATTGATCTGGCAGCTGGTGCAGTCTTCCATCTTGAACAAGCTGGCGCACATGCAATCGAAAGAGGAGTACCCCTGGGAGCTGTACACGGACTTCAATGACATTGTGCAGTACTTGAGCAGCGACCGCGGAAACAGCGATCCCGTGTACCTGTTTGTGTGCAACAAGGACCCCGGCGTGCCGCTCGTGCTCTTGCAGCAGATCCCACTGCTATGCTATATGGCCCCCATGGCCGTGAAGCTGGTGCAGCTGCCCCGGAGTGCCCTGGCCGCTTTCAAGACGGTTTCTAAGTACgggctgctgctgctgcggTGCGATGACAGGGTCGACAGGAAGTTCGTGTCGCAGGTCGACAAGAACGTCGACCCGTTGCAGTTTCCCTGGCTGAGCGCAGTCAAGTACCAGCCAACGGCAGTCAAGTTGCTGAAGACCACCGTGCCCATTGTCTCCAAGACTAAACAGAAGTAG
- the MET2 gene encoding homoserine O-acetyltransferase: protein MSHTAKSKTLQELDIEDIKETNPLLNLVQGQRIVQVPELVLESGVVLNNFPIAYKTWGTLNEACDNVLVICHALTGSADVADWWGPLLGNDLAFDPSRFFIICLNSMGSPYGSFSPLTINEQTGTRYGPEFPLCTVRDDVRAHRIVLDSLGVKSIACVIGGSMGGMLSLEWTAMYGNEYVKNMVALATSARHSAWCISWSEAQRQSIYSDPNYLDGYYPVEEQPVAGLSAARMSALLTYRTRNSFENKFSRRSPSIAQQQKAQKAEVRKPSTVSEHSLQIHNDGYKCKANGAIAGISGQKRQSVVSTTSSSDSLTSQSSMTSVSSVTGEVKDIKPAQTYFSAQSYLRYQGTKFINRFDANCYIAITRKLDTHDLARDRVEDITKVLSAIEQPSLIIGIQSDGLFTYSEQEFLAEYIPNSQLEKIESPEGHDAFLLEFKLINKLIVNFLKTNCKNIMDAKPRTWGGDVGNDETKTSVFGEAEEVTNW from the coding sequence ATGTCTCACACTGCAAAATCGAAAACGCTCCAAGAGCTGGATATTGAGGATATTAAGGAGACCAACCCTTTACTTAATCTGGTCCAAGGACAAAGAATTGTTCAGGTCCCGGAACTGGTGTTAGAGTCTGGTGTGGTGTTAAATAACTTTCCCATTGCTTATAAGACATGGGGCACACTGAACGAAGCCTGCGATAATGTTCTGGTCATCTGTCATGCCCTGACAGGATCTGCGGACGTCGCAGACTGGTGGGGCCCACTTCTGGGCAACGATCTAGCATTCGACCCATCGagattttttatcatatGTCTGAACTCTATGGGCTCTCCTTACGGCTCGTTTTCACCATTGACGATAAATGAGCAGACCGGCACTCGATATGGTCCCGAGTTTCCATTGTGCACTGTGCGTGACGACGTCAGGGCCCACAGAATCGTTCTAGATTCTCTAGGTGTGAAATCAATAGCGTGCGTTATCGGCGGATCCATGGGAGGGATGTTGAGTTTGGAGTGGACTGCCATGTACGGTAATGAATACGTGAAAAACATGGTTGCTCTAGCGACTTCGGCAAGACACTCTGCCTGGTGCATATCGTGGTCGGAGGCTCAAAGACAGTCGATATACTCAGACCCCAACTACCTGGATGGTTACTACCCAGTGGAAGAGCAACCGGTAGCTGGGTTGTCAGCTGCACGTATGTCTGCATTGTTGACATATCGAACTAGAAACAGTTTCGaaaacaaattttccaGGAGATCTCCCTCGATAGCCCAGCAACAAAAGGCCCAAAAAGCAGAAGTGCGTAAACCCTCCACTGTCAGTGAGCATTCCTTACAAATACACAACGACGGTTACAAATGTAAAGCCAATGGTGCCATTGCTGGCATCTCAGGACAGAAGCGCCAAAGCGTGGTCTCTACTACATCGTCTTCGGACTCATTAACTTCACAATCATCGATGACTTCGGTAAGCTCCGTCACCGGTGAAGTGAAGGACATCAAGCCTGCTCAAACATATTTCTCTGCACAAAGCTACTTGAGGTACCAAGGTACTAAATTCATCAACAGGTTTGACGCCAATTGTTACATTGCCATTACGCGTAAGCTGGACACGCACGACCTAGCCAGAGACAGGGTGGAAGACATCACGAAGGTACTTTCCGCCATCGAGCAGCCTTCGCTGATCATCGGTATCCAATCTGATGGGCTTTTCACATACTCCGAACAAGAATTCTTGGCTGAATACATACCGAATTCGCAACTGGAGAAAATCGAGTCTCCAGAAGGCCACGATGCCTTTTTGTTGGAATTCAAGCTGATAAACAAACTAATTGTgaacttcttgaaaacCAACTGCAAGAATATCATGGATGCCAAACCAAGGACTTGGGGAGGAGATGTTGGTAACGACGAAACGAAAACATCAGTCTTCGGCGAGGCGGAGGAAGTTACCAACTGGTAG
- the ERG24 gene encoding delta(14)-sterol reductase, giving the protein MVSTLNPRTTEFEFGGLIGALAISVGLPVFSIILNQMVRPDYFIKGFFQNFDLIELWNGIRPLRYYLGNRELWTVYGMWYGILAVLDVILPGRVMNGVQLRDGSKLSYKINGIAMSTTLILVLAVRWKLTDGQLPELQYLYDNHVNLCIISILFSFCLATYCYIASFVPLIFKKNGNNQREKILAQGGNSGNIIYDWFIGRELNPRFGPLDIKMFSELRPGMLLWLLINLSCLHHHYLKTGKINDALVLVNFLQGFYIFDGVLNEEGVLTMMDITTDGFGFMLAFGDLTLVPFTYSLQARYLSVSPVELGLGKVVGILSIMFLGYYIFHSANKQKSEFRQGKLENLQSIQTKRGTKLLCDGWWAKSQHINYFGDWLISLSWCLATWFQTPLTFYYSLYFATLLLHRQQRDEHKCRMKYGENWEEYERKVPYKXIPYVY; this is encoded by the coding sequence ATGGTATCGACTTTGAATCCCAGAACAACGGAGTTTGAGTTCGGCGGGCTGATTGGTGCCTTGGCCATCAGTGTGGGGCTGCCTGTGTTCAGCATCATCTTGAACCAAATGGTTAGACCGGATTATTTTATTAAGGGATTTTTCCAGAATTTTGACCTGATTGAGCTTTGGAACGGTATCAGACCCTTGCGTTACTACCTGGGCAACCGGGAGTTATGGACGGTGTATGGTATGTGGTACGGGATATTGGCGGTTTTGGACGTCATTTTGCCTGGCAGAGTCATGAATGGTGTCCAGTTGAGAGACGGTTCGAAGCTTTCGTACAAAATCAACGGGATTGCTATGTCGACAACTTTGATCCTGGTCTTAGCAGTGAGATGGAAGTTAACTGACGGTCAATTGCCGGAATTACAATACCTGTATGACAACCACGTCAACCTATGCATAATATCCatattgttttccttcTGTTTGGCCACATACTGTTATATTGCCAGTTTCGTACCATtaattttcaagaagaacgGTAATAACCAAAGGGAAAAGATTCTGGCACAAGGTGGGAATTCGGGCAACATTATTTACGATTGGTTTATTGGTAGAGAACTAAACCCTCGTTTCGGGCCCTTAGACATCAAGATGTTCTCTGAATTGAGACCCGGCATGTTGTTATGGTTACTGATCAACCTTTCATGTTTGCATCATCACTATTTGAAAACCGGCAAAATCAACGATGCGTTGGTTTTAGTCAATTTCCTACAGGGGTTTTATATTTTCGACGGGGTGCTAAATGAAGAAGGTGTGTTAACGATGATGGATATAACTACGGATGGATTCGGTTTCATGTTAGCGTTCGGAGATTTGACTTTGGTTCCATTTACATACTCTTTGCAAGCCCGTTATTTGAGTGTTTCACCAGTGGAGTTGGGCTTGGGCAAGGTCGTGGGGATTTTGTCAATTATGTTCTTGGGATACTACATCTTCCACTCGGCAAACAAGCAAAAATCTGAATTCAGACAAGGcaaattggaaaatctACAAAGCATCCAGACTAAGCGCGGTACGAAATTGTTGTGCGACGGATGGTGGGCTAAATCGCAACATATCAACTATTTCGGTGATTGGTTGATTTCGCTAAGTTGGTGTTTGGCCACATGGTTCCAAACTCCCTTGACTTTCTACTACTCGTTGTATTTCGCGACACTGTTGCTGCACCGCCAACAACGTGACGAACACAAATGTCGTATGAAATACGGGGAAAATTGGGAAGAGTACGAAAGGAAAGTTCCATACAAGWTCATTCCGTATGTTTATTAA
- the HCH1 gene encoding Hch1p, which yields MVVLNPNNWHWVDKNTLPWSKDYLNGKLTSLSTVCSDGKSKIELTQVSSITGDSNVSQRKGKPICYFDLQLSMSVKVTNLDTDENNEDDDGVLADGKLEIPEFMHDESDFPILSQGFDAFDGLVRSEFVPKVLETLLMYQDDLIKEHSKDVQI from the coding sequence ATGGTTGTCTTGAATCCGAACAACTGGCATTGGGTAGATAAAAATACCTTACCTTGGTCCAAGGACTACTTGAACGGTAAATTGACGAGTCTATCCACTGTCTGCTCAGATGGGAAGAGCAAGATCGAGTTGACTCAAGTCAGTAGCATCACCGGTGACTCCAACGTTTCTCAAAGAAAGGGCAAGCCGATCTGCTACTTCGACCTTCAGTTATCGATGAGCGTCAAAGTGACAAACTTAGATACTGACGAGAACAACGAAGACGATGACGGCGTACTTGCGGACGGAAAACTGGAGATTCCAGAGTTCATGCATGACGAATCTGATTTCCCTATCCTGTCGCAAGGTTTTGACGCGTTTGATGGATTGGTTAGATCTGAATTTGTCCCTAAAGTATTGGAGACGCTACTAATGTACCAAGACGACTTGATCAAAGAGCATTCCAAGGACGTACAAATCTGA
- the CAF120 gene encoding Caf120p, with amino-acid sequence MKRIFSGDSKATDSPTTNPGLMSPSNFGASFGSHLKVNTTVKKKLSDSSPSSPIENSPVSPELVPILTLLNAHSHRRYHEGVFLILQDLKNDGTHAARKWKDVYGVLLGTQLALWDAKELAEFTDPSSPVSERKLKEVASKPTYINLTDATLRTLDSSDNIVMESGKSLTNALVVSTTLKNRYFLQFGNKESFNKWNAAIRLCLYECSSLQGAYTGAFISSRGAKLGDIRILLTNRKYDYKDWVSVRFGAGMPWKRCYAVISQSNSRKKNNFGEINLYENDKKVKKNHAMATIVEAKALSAVYPSSPKLIDSSTIIKIEGSVKFEKKEAAQEKDVFIMPEKHQAVPSYDTIIRFLIPAMDTFKLYGRPEKLLSSKNDPHSLLFGLPVLPHIYYLEVEDLFPLTNSMSSLHWSKNEWREHISDILQKKLSQGYSGCGSVSSITSPLPSPFLGSAELFERTDGVLSPKVSYGSKSSSNNSSKNSSKNSLPKRERGRMPSSADRDFDSPDFPIMKHNSPSSTMSGSPQKTTTPTVASSRTRVIEASPYGKPRQPKPFMSSKNDSPSDRAKSRTHPYVDNGMDKTAYEPAESRGMASNGAFDDNDVDSSLKKVRNMKLDIPESNFDKFKTDKNLLSVDSNLSNEKKLSVASDLSSIYEKYSNGPFGHTEAPKGSSDEAYLRFQRASVHPEEAYDSRDSFSKSDFSNNDEDDHAVLQELNSLTQRINELGMESINSNSDSDKMNGSYSQMELGNYNNEDDTNLFDPDFMAQDQLHAEERDYNKDDDRSPLVTTPADIEPAGLGIVPNNNIERQHIREQRPPREVQRRSPEKAFNPPQMDNPYAKPGATVRTSPVRTNRRSPQKNQPMMPAQQTSYYPQPTANNDPNGMYATNNQPMVSPRNGKPRVPAGPHNQGWNNRPSPSNPYQHPSPAPQPQPQRPLGNPYATANNRPNMPMQYPPQMTAQYPPPNTNFTPAPQHMHLPILPPQQTNRSHQPYAMNTHMGSPSGYNGAAPLSPLQAGNMYSNNRSQPPWPTPNSPYNNHRPPPNMNQRQGNGNAGPYYPPAPQSNHPRARPQEKEGFSQFMPSATTKNPYAQ; translated from the coding sequence ATGAAACGAATCTTTTCCGGCGATAGCAAGGCAACAGATTCGCCAACTACCAACCCAGGCTTAATGAGCCCATCGAACTTTGGTGCGAGCTTTGGTTCGCATTTAAAAGTGAATACGActgtaaaaaagaaacttagCGACTCCTCACCATCTTCTCCTATTGAGAACTCACCCGTATCACCAGAGTTAGTGCCGATCCTAACACTGCTGAACGCGCATTCACATAGAAGGTATCATGAAGGtgtatttttgattttacaagatttgaaaaacgatGGGACTCACGCAGCcagaaaatggaaagacGTATACGGGGTGTTGTTGGGTACTCAACTTGCCCTTTGGGATGCTAAGGAACTGGCTGAGTTCACCGACCCATCCAGTCCTGTATCTGAAAGGAAACTGAAAGAAGTTGCCTCTAAACCGACTTATATAAATTTGACAGATGCTACGTTAAGAACTTTGGATAGCTCTGATAATATTGTCATGGAAAGTGGAAAAAGTCTCACCAATGCATTAGTCGTTTCCACCACACTGAAGAATCGATACTTCTTGCAGTTCGGTAACAAAGAATCCTTCAATAAATGGAATGCTGCCATACGGTTGTGTTTGTATGAATGCTCCTCTTTACAAGGGGCTTATACAGGCGCGTTTATTTCAAGTAGAGGGGCGAAGCTAGGTGATATCAGGATTCTGCTTACAAACAGAAAGTATGATTACAAGGACTGGGTTAGTGTTAGATTTGGAGCAGGCATGCCTTGGAAGCGTTGCTATGCGGTAATCTCACAATCCAACAGtaggaaaaagaataattttGGCGAAATAAATCTTTACGAAAATGATaagaaagtaaaaaaaaatcatgcGATGGCTACCATTGTAGAGGCAAAGGCGCTTAGTGCTGTCTATCCATCTTCCCCAAAACTAATAGACTCCTCCACAATAATCAAAATTGAAGGTTCAgtaaaatttgaaaaaaaggaagctGCTCAGGAGAAGGATGTTTTTATCATGCCTGAGAAGCACCAAGCCGTTCCAAGTTACGACACCATAATTAGATTTCTAATCCCTGCCATGGATACGTTCAAATTATATGGTAGACCCGAGAAACTACTATCAAGCAAGAATGATCCACATTCGTTGTTGTTTGGGTTGCCGGTTTTAccacatatatattatctTGAAGTGGAAGATTTGTTCCCACTAACTAATTCCATGTCAAGTTTGCACTGGTCCAAAAACGAATGGAGAGAACACATCAGCgatattttacaaaaaaagttaagTCAAGGTTATTCTGGATGTGGTTCTGTTTCTAGCATAACCTCCCCACTACCTTCCCCATTCCTTGGTTCTGCTGAGTTGTTCGAAAGAACTGATGGGGTGTTGTCACCTAAAGTATCCTACGGGtctaaatcttcttcaaataatagCTCAAAGAATAGCTCAAAGAATAGTTTACCGAAGAGAGAACGTGGCAGGATGCCTTCTTCGGCTGATCGTGACTTCGATAGTCCTGATTTTCCGATTATGAAACATAACAGTCCATCTTCCACGATGTCTGGAAGTCCACAAAAGACCACCACACCCACTGTTGCATCTTCTAGAACGAGGGTAATAGAAGCTTCACCATATGGGAAGCCGAGACAACCCAAACCATTCATGTCATCTAAAAACGATTCACCATCGGACAGGGCTAAATCAAGGACGCATCCCTATGTTGATAATGGAATGGATAAAACTGCTTATGAGCCAGCCGAGAGTAGAGGCATGGCTTCGAACGGTGCTTTTGACGACAACGATGTTGAttcaagtttgaaaaaagttcGGAATATGAAACTGGATATCCCCGAGTCTAATTTTGACAAGTTCAAAACCGATAAGAATTTGTTGTCCGTGGATTCTAATCTTTCCAacgaaaagaaactttCCGTGGCATCGGATTTATCATCGATCtatgaaaaatattctaaTGGTCCCTTTGGTCACACCGAAGCACCCAAGGGTTCTTCCGACGAGGCATACTTACGTTTCCAACGGGCATCAGTACATCCGGAGGAGGCCTATGACTCGAGAGactctttttcaaaaagcgATTTCTCCAataacgatgaagatgatcaCGCCGTTTTACAAGAATTGAACAGTTTAACCCAAAGAATCAACGAGCTTGGTATGGAAAGCATAAACTCGAACTCAGATTCCGACAAGATGAACGGATCTTACTCGCAAATGGAATTAGGAAACTATAACAACGAAGATGATACGAACTTATTTGATCCTGACTTTATGGCCCAAGATCAACTACACGCTGAAGAAAGAGACTATAATAAGGATGACGATAGATCTCCCTTAGTCACTACGCCTGCAGACATCGAACCAGCTGGGCTGGGCATAGTTCCCAATAATAACATCGAAAGACAACACATAAGGGAACAAAGACCACCGCGTGAGGTTCAAAGACGGTCTCCCGAGAAAGCTTTCAACCCACCGCAAATGGACAACCCATACGCCAAGCCCGGTGCAACGGTGAGGACGAGCCCTGTTAGAACCAATCGTAGGAGCCCACAAAAGAATCAACCAATGATGCCAGCCCAGCAAACTTCGTATTACCCCCAGCCAACCGCTAACAACGACCCCAATGGAATGTACGCTACAAACAATCAACCGATGGTTTCGCCTAGGAACGGGAAGCCGAGAGTACCAGCAGGTCCACACAATCAAGGCTGGAACAACCGCCCTTCCCCTTCAAATCCTTATCAGCATCCTTCCCCTGCCCCGCAACCACAGCCACAACGTCCTCTTGGAAACCCGTACGCAACAGCCAACAACAGACCAAACATGCCCATGCAATATCCTCCTCAAATGACTGCCCAGTATCCTCCACCGAACACGAACTTTACACCGGCACCACAACATATGCATCTACCTATTCTTCCACCCCAGCAGACCAACCGCTCGCATCAGCCTTATGCGATGAATACACATATGGGCTCTCCTAGCGGATACAATGGAGCAGCGCCACTATCACCCCTTCAAGCAGGAAATATGTACAGCAACAATAGATCTCAGCCGCCATGGCCGACTCCCAACTCGCCCTACAACAACCATCGCCCACCGCCCAATATGAACCAGCGCCAAGGAAACGGCAATGCTGGTCCTTATTATCCTCCAGCACCACAGTCGAACCATCCTCGAGCCCGCCCACAAGAAAAGGAGGGATTCTCGCAATTCATGCCATCCGCTACTACAAAGAACCCGTACGCTCAGTAG